A window of Cryptomeria japonica chromosome 3, Sugi_1.0, whole genome shotgun sequence contains these coding sequences:
- the LOC131874458 gene encoding uncharacterized protein LOC131874458: protein MKDFENNTKARVAIVSCLSDEVFGRVVRLETTKEIWDKLRSVYEGDLKSKKVKLTNLKRKFENLKMSNDVLIKGYIHKFAIEESHDLDKYTLDQLVNSLFAFENVEMDGIKKERREVALNISKKPKDKPEASEEMDELEAKFVRRLKRGTKIYKDEDDDERKDRYKSSYRNKKIDDRDKGKRGICSMEPHLSRDEDDDDSNEGFSFLDIKEKDEGRPERPKNIKNGGNLVKIKVALHAKVEPKSWIIDSICSNHMTCDKGKFINLENYDGGSVKFAREEATPTCEKGSIIIDGKRKIDDVYYVKGLRDNLLSVSQTCAVKVMWSYLKSLNV from the exons AtgaaagattttgagaataatacaAAGGCTAGGGTTGCTATTGTTAGTTGCTTAAGTGATGAAGTGTTTGGCAGGGTTGTCAGATTGGagactactaaagaaatttgggacaaGCTGAGAAGTGTATATGAAGGTGATCTAAAGTCAAAGAAAGTTAAATTGACAAATTTGAAGCGCAAATTTGAGAACCTAAAGATGTCCAATGATGTGCTCATTAAAGGCTATATACACAAG TTTGCTATTGAGGAGAGTCATGATCTGGATAAGTACACATTGGACCAACTTGTTAATTCATTATTTGCTTTTGAGAATGTTGAAATGGATGGTATCAAAAAGGAAAGGAGAGAAGTGGCTCTCAATATTTCAAAGAAGCCTAAAGATAAACCAGAAGCAAGTGAAGagatggatgagcttgaagcaaaATTTGTTAGAAGACTAAAAAGAGGAACCAAAATATACAAAG atgaagatgatgatgaaaggAAGGATAGATACAAAAGTAGTTATAGAAATAAGAAGatagatgatagagataaaggaaaaagagGCATTTGTTCAATGGAGCCACACTTATCtagagatgaagatgatgatgattcaaatgaaggATTCTCATTCTTGGATATAAAGGAAAAGGATGAAGGAAGGCCCGAAAGACCAAAAAATATCAAGAATGGGGGAAACCTTGTAAAAATAAAAGTTGCTTTGCAtgctaaagttgaaccaaagtCTTGGATTATTGACTCCATATGCTCAAACCATATGACATGTGATAAGGGGAAGTTCATTAACCTTGAGAACTATGATGGAGGATCGGTAAAATTTGCAAGAGAGGAAGCTACACCTACTTGTGAAAAAGGAAGCATTATAATTGATGGTAAGCGTAAGATCGATGATGTTTACTATGTCAAAGGTCTGAGagataatttgttgagtgtaagtcAGACATGTGCAGTAAAGGTTATGTGGTCATATTTAAAGAGTTTGAATGTGTGA